The nucleotide sequence ATGGTCACGGCGACGTGCTTCTCGCGGATCCGGAACGTGCCCTTCACCGTCGAGTGATCCTTCTTCTTGTTCTTCGACCTCCGACCCGGCGACACGAGCGCCGCGTAGACGGGTTTGTCCCCCTCCATCGCGAGCAGCGTCTTCCGCGTGAGGTTGACGTCGATCCACTTCTCGCCGGGCGCGAGATCCGCGGGCGGAGGCCCAGGCTCGGTGTACGTGGCGTCGACGCCCTTCATCCACCAGCCCTCGGTGGTCTGCCGGTACACGACCGACTTCACCGTCGCCGTGACGCCCGTGAGCCCGACCGCGGTGAACCGAGGCGCCGGCCCCTTCACCTTCACGGTCTTCTGCTCTTCGTCGATCTCGAACTTCGACGACTTGGTCGCGAGGATGAAGCCGACCTGCTTCGCGCCCTCGGGGACGTCGATGCCCTGCGAGGTCGGCGGCTTGACGATGTACATGCGGTCGCTCGGCGCGACGAGGCCCGCGGTCGTCTTGTACCAGCTACGGCTGTTCCACGAGAACGTCTTGTCCACCGCGACGAAGAAGCCCTTCACCATGCGCTTGGCGACGGTGCCGTCCGCCTCGGACTCGAGCTCCTTCAGCGTGACGTTGACAGGCTTGCCCGGCTCGATCTGCTGCCACCAGGGCTTCGCCGGCTCCTCGACCGGAGGACCCGCGTCGAGCATCGCCGCGACCTCCGCCGAAGGCATGGCCGACGGCGCGCTCGGAGCGCTCGGAGCGCCTTCCTGGCTCGCCGGCGTCGTCGGGGCGTCAGCCGCCGCCGAGGCGCTCGCCGAGGGCGTCGCCGATGCCGAAGCCGTCTGATCCTTCGCCGCCGCGGCCTCTTCCTCGGCGGCCTTCGCAGCCTCCTCGGCGGCCTTCTTCTTGCGCTTGGCCTTCTTGGCCATCTCCAGGTACGGCTCGTACCTGATCATGTCCTCCTTCGAGGGGACGGATCGGTAGAGCGGCGTGCCATGCGCCGTGTTGTAGGCGTAGCGGTAGGGGAGCACCTCCTCGAGGTTCGGGGCGGTGATGCCCATGCGGACCTGAGGATTGTTGAGGTCCGTGGTCGCGTACTTGCCGCAGACGTAGCCGCCGTCGAGCAAGCGGTACCAGCCAGCCTGGCAGGAGGCGTTTTTCGTGGGGTTCGGATCCACCGGGACCTTGCCGCCGAGCCGGATGTAGCCGAGCCGCTTCTTGCTCGACTCCATCGACGGATAGACCGGCGTCTGCACCGCCAGCGCCCCGAGGAGCGGGCCGGTGTAGGGCTTCTCGGCTTCGGCGACGCTCGCGTCGGCCGCTGCGTCGACGCCCGCGTCCTGCGCGTCGGCCGGGGTCGCCGCGGCGACACGCGCCGAGGACCTGGGGGCCGGCGGGGTCGTGGGCGGCGGAGCCGGGAGCTGGCTCGCGCGAGCGGGCTTGTCGACGGAGGCGCCAGGCGGCGCGTCTCCATGGCAACCGCTGGCCCACGCGACCGCGCCCGCGAGCCCCGCGGCCACCGCGAAGCCGAAGGCGCTCGCCATGACGGTCGAAGGCGCCTTGACCTCGGGAGAGGGCGCAGGCGCAGGTTCACGAACGGCGGGCACGCGCGAGTTCATCGCCGCGCGGGGCCGATCTTGTTCACGCCGAGGCCGATCCACTGGAGAGCTTCCCATCGCCGAAAAAAGCGCCTCGTCTTCTCGAACAGACGGGCTCGGGGGTCTTCGTACCCGGTCTTGCATCGTCGATCCAGTTCTCTGCAAAAGGGAGAACAAAGGCCCGTGGAAGGACCGTGCCAAGGAGCACGCACGCCCATGACGCCCGGCGCAGCGCTGCTACCGTAGGGTCCGTGGAGCAGCGGACGCGGCCCCGTGGCCGGCAAGACACGAAAGCGGCGCCGGCCACACCCCTCTCGCGGGTGCGCGCGGCCGCTCCGCGCGCCTTCGTGGTTGCCCTGACGGTCGCGCTCCTCCTGCACGTGCCGCTGCTCCCGACGCGGCTGTTCGCATGGCTCTCGCTGCTCTTCGGCGAAGAGATGTCGATGGTCGACATGGATGGAGAGGTCGTGATCCCGATCGATCTCGACCTCGTGCCCGGAGAAACCGCAGAGCCCGCGCCCGCGCCGGACCCGGAGCCCGGCGTCGCAGAGCCCGATCCCAGCGCCGAACCCACGAAAGCAGCCGAGCCAAAGCCCAAGCCCAAGAAGAAGCCAGAGCCGGCCGACGCAGGCCCGGACGCAGAGGCGCCGGACGCAGGCCCGGACGCAGACGACGCAGACGCAGGCGCGCCCGACGCCGCGCCGCTCGAAGCGGATGCAGGCGCGGAGACCCCGGACGCGGGAGCGCCGATCGCGGAGCTGCCCGACGCCGGCCCGGATGCGGAAGCGGTCGCCGCCGCGGACGCAGGTCCCGACGCAGAGGCCCCGGCGCCCGTCGCGGCGCTGCCCGACGCGGGCGCGGACGCCGGCGGGCCAAAGCTCAAGGATCCACTCGCGGTCGCAGGTTCGGCCGCGAATGTCGCCGCGAAGAACCCGAACGTCCAGGTGCTCATCGCCGGCGACAGGATCCGCAAGCACGAGCTCGGGACGTGGTTCAGCCGGATCCTCGTGGGCATCCCGCAGTGGCAGTCGTTCTTCAAGGACACGCCGATCGATCCGATCCGCGACCTCGATCACCTGCTCATCGCCGGGCCGCAGTTCCGGGACTCGCGCAAGGTCGTGGCGGTGATGGACTTCAACGTGCCCGAGCCGAAGATCCGCGCCGCGGTCGACGCCATCGTCAAGCGCAGCGATCCGCCGGGGCGCTGGCTCGAGGACACGCCCGTGCCCGCGGCGATCGCCAAGGCCGACAAGGGCGAGCGCATCTTCGCGCTGGTCCCGGGCAAACGGATGCTCGTCGTCCTGCCCGCCGACGCGAAGGGCGAGCTCGCCAAGGTGAAGTCGACCAAGGGCTTCAACAAGTCGAGCGCCGTCGGGATCGCGCTCTCGATGGTCACGCCGCACCGGGCCTTCAAGGGCCTGCCCTTCCAGATCCCCGACACGTTCAAGTGGCTGCGGCTCTCGGTGACGCCGACGGACGACGGCGGGGCCGACGTGCTGCTCGAGGCCCTGGACAAGGACGCGGCCCTCGCCCAGAAGCACGCCGACGAGCTCGGCCCGATCGTCGAGGGCTTCCGGAAGGTGGAAATCCCCTTCATCGGCCGGTTCGAGGTCCTCGGTCCGACGCCGTTCACCGCCGAGGGAGACCTGGTCCGCGCCACCACGCACGTGACGAACAAGCAGCTCAAATACATCATGAGCGCCGTCGAGCAGCAGCTCGCAAAACAAGCGAAGGCCGCGGAAGAGGCCGGGAAAAAGGCGCCTTGATGCGCGCTGGCCCAGGCCACACGACCTTCGAAAGGACCGGAAGACTAGCCAGGACGCGCGCGTTCGGTTAAGTCGACCCGCGCGCGACGCGCGACAGAGCACGCCATGCCTGCCGATCAAACGCCTCACGAAGTCCTCGCCGAGCTCGCCAGTCATCCGCGCGGCGACGATCTGGCCCGCCTCGTCCAC is from Polyangium spumosum and encodes:
- a CDS encoding L,D-transpeptidase codes for the protein MPAVREPAPAPSPEVKAPSTVMASAFGFAVAAGLAGAVAWASGCHGDAPPGASVDKPARASQLPAPPPTTPPAPRSSARVAAATPADAQDAGVDAAADASVAEAEKPYTGPLLGALAVQTPVYPSMESSKKRLGYIRLGGKVPVDPNPTKNASCQAGWYRLLDGGYVCGKYATTDLNNPQVRMGITAPNLEEVLPYRYAYNTAHGTPLYRSVPSKEDMIRYEPYLEMAKKAKRKKKAAEEAAKAAEEEAAAAKDQTASASATPSASASAAADAPTTPASQEGAPSAPSAPSAMPSAEVAAMLDAGPPVEEPAKPWWQQIEPGKPVNVTLKELESEADGTVAKRMVKGFFVAVDKTFSWNSRSWYKTTAGLVAPSDRMYIVKPPTSQGIDVPEGAKQVGFILATKSSKFEIDEEQKTVKVKGPAPRFTAVGLTGVTATVKSVVYRQTTEGWWMKGVDATYTEPGPPPADLAPGEKWIDVNLTRKTLLAMEGDKPVYAALVSPGRRSKNKKKDHSTVKGTFRIREKHVAVTMDGDGTVAGDLPYSIEDVPYVAYFEGSYALHGAFWHSNFGREMSHGCVNLSPLDAKKIFFWSEPRLPRGWHAVWSTPENRGTLIVVHD